A genomic window from Dechloromonas sp. A34 includes:
- a CDS encoding IS110 family transposase, producing MNIVTLIGIDLGKHCFHLHGQDASGRMVFRKKLSRSQMLTQLVNVPACRVVMEACAGAHWIARRLTAMGHEAKLISPQFVKPFVQGNKNDFADAQAICEAASRPNMRFVSPRNETQQTISATHRVREALVRDKTSTTNQIHAFLLEFGISLPKGAAIIKRLPALLAEHEAELPPRLIALIERLREHFKYLDEQIKAVERELAQQLAEDERSQRLLEIPGVGPITASVLAVELGDAHQFANARQFAASIGLVPRQYSTGGKPTLLGISKRGDKNLRRLLVQGARVTLQHIQTRTDALGEWIRAMLCRRHSNIVACALANKMARIAWAILAKGTHYQPRQAVAAT from the coding sequence ATGAACATTGTGACGCTGATTGGGATTGATCTTGGGAAGCATTGCTTCCACCTACACGGTCAGGATGCATCGGGTCGCATGGTATTTCGCAAGAAACTCTCGCGAAGCCAGATGCTGACGCAACTCGTGAATGTTCCGGCCTGTCGTGTCGTTATGGAAGCGTGCGCCGGAGCGCACTGGATTGCACGGCGACTCACGGCGATGGGGCACGAGGCGAAGCTGATCTCACCGCAATTCGTGAAACCCTTCGTGCAAGGCAACAAGAACGACTTTGCCGATGCCCAAGCCATCTGCGAAGCGGCGAGTCGGCCGAACATGCGCTTCGTGAGTCCGCGCAACGAAACACAGCAGACGATCTCGGCCACCCATCGCGTGCGCGAAGCGCTAGTGCGGGATAAAACCTCCACCACCAACCAGATACACGCCTTCTTGCTGGAGTTCGGCATCAGCCTGCCCAAAGGTGCGGCGATCATCAAGCGGCTGCCGGCCCTGTTGGCGGAGCACGAAGCCGAACTGCCGCCCCGTCTGATCGCGCTCATTGAACGTCTGCGCGAGCACTTCAAGTATCTGGACGAACAAATCAAAGCTGTCGAGCGGGAATTGGCGCAACAACTGGCCGAAGACGAGCGCAGCCAGCGCCTGCTGGAAATACCCGGGGTCGGCCCCATTACTGCCAGTGTGCTGGCGGTCGAACTGGGCGATGCCCATCAGTTTGCCAATGCTCGCCAGTTCGCCGCCTCCATCGGATTGGTACCTCGTCAGTACAGCACGGGCGGCAAACCCACCTTGCTCGGCATCAGCAAGCGCGGCGACAAGAACCTGCGACGACTCCTCGTCCAGGGGGCGCGGGTGACCCTGCAGCACATCCAGACCAGAACCGATGCGCTGGGCGAATGGATCAGAGCGATGCTCTGTAGGCGACACTCGAATATCGTGGCCTGCGCCTTGGCCAACAAAATGGCGAGGATCGCC